From the genome of Thauera chlorobenzoica:
CGGCGATGCTCGATGCCGCCTTCGAGCGCATCCTCGCCGTCAACCTGGCCGAACCGCAGGTCTTCGTCCATCGCGACTTCCACTCGCGCAACCTGATGCTGCTCGAGCCCGGTGAGGGGCGCGGGGCCAATCCGGGCGTGATCGATTTCCAGGACGCGGTGTACGGCCCGATCAGCTACGACCTGGTGTCGCTGTTCAAGGACGCCTACATCCGCTGGGACGAGGCGTTCGTTCTCGACCTGCTGATCCGCTACTGGGAGGCGGCGAAGAAGCTCGGCCTGCCGGTGCGTGCGGAATTCGCCGACTTCCACCGCGACTTCGAGTGGATGGGCGTGCAGCGCCACCTCAAGGTGCTCGGCATCTTCGCCCGCCTGTACCACCGTGACGGCAAGGACGGCTACCTCGCCGACATGCCGCTGGTGATGGACTACCTGCGCCGCGCGTGCAAGCGCTGGCGCGACCTCGGCCCGCTGCTCAAGCTGCTCGACCGGCTCGAGCCCGAGGACGTGCAGGTCGGCTACACCTTCTGAACCGAGGCCGCCATGCCGGCCCCGGCCCGATCCCCCCGTCGCCTGCGTCCCGCCCCATGACCAAAGCCATGATCCTCGCCGCCGGCCGCGGCGAACGGATGCGCCCGCTCACCGACCATACGCCCAAGCCGCTGCTCGAAGCCGGCGGCAAGCCGCTGATCGTGTGGCATATCGAGCGCCTGCGCGAAGCCGGCTTCACCGAACTCGTAATCAACCACGCCCACCTCGGCCATCGCCTGGAGACGGCGCTCGGCGACGGCAGCGCCTTCGGCGTGCGCATCGCCTGGTCGCCCGAACGCTCCGCGCTGGAAACCGCCGGCGGCATCCGCCACGCCCTGACGCTGCTTGGCGATGCGCCTTTCGTGGTGGTCAACGGCGACGTCTTCTGCGACGCCGACTTCGCTGCCCTGCGCGCCGCCGCCGCAACCCTGCACGCAAAGGGTTCGCTCGCCCACCTGCTGCTGGTCGACAACCCCGCGCACCACCCCGCGGGCGACTTCCACCTTGCCGTCGACGGCCGCCTCTGCGCCGCCGGCATGCCCCGCCTCACCTTCTCCGGGCTGGGCGCCTATCATCCCGCGCTGTTCGCCGAGCTGGCTGACGACGTGCCGGCGAAGCTCGCTCCCCTGCTGCGTGAGGCGATGAACACCGGAAAGGTCCTCGGCCAGCACCACCGCGGGTGCTGGGTCGACGTCGGCACGCCCGAGCGCCTGGCCGAGCTCGACCGCGAACTCGCGCAAAAGGGCTGAACACCGGATCTGCGCCGTGGGGCGAAGCCGAAGAGGCTACGCCGCTGTCCCTGCGACAGTCCCTGCCGTGCCTGCGCTGCGCCTCCAGTGCCATAATTCCGCGCATGAACACACCGAACGCCACTTTCGATCCCGCCCCCTTCCGCGCCCGCCGCGCCCGTCTGTTCGAGCGCATGCAGGCCGCTGGCGGCGGTGTCGCCATTCTCGCCACCGCACCGGAGCGGGTGCGCAACCGCGACACCCACTACCCCTACCGCCACGACAGCTACTTCTACTACCTCACCGGCTTTCGCGAGCCCGAAGCCGTCGTCGTGCTGGTCGCGGGGGCGGCGCCGAAGCAGATCCTGTTCTGCCGCGAGAAGAACGAAGAGCGCGAGATCTGGGACGGCTACCGCCACGGCCCCGAAGCGGCGCGCGAGATTTTCGGCTTCGACGAGGCGTGGACCATCGGCGATCTGGAAAAGCGCCTGCCCGACACCCTCGCCGACCAGCCCCTGCTGTGGACCGGCCTGGGCTACGACAACGACTGGGACGTGCGCGTGCTGGGCGCGCTCAACGCGGTGCGCGACAAGGCTCGCAGCGGGCTCACCCCGCCGCACTCGGTGCGCGACCTGCGCGCCGAGCTCGACGAGATGCGCCTCGTCAAGGACGCCAGCGAACTGGCGACGATGCGCCGCGCCGCGCAGATTTCCGCCGCGGCCCATTGCCGGGCGATGCGCGCCACCGCTCCGGGGCGCTTCGAGTACGAGATCGAGGCCGAGCTGCTGCATGCCTTTCGCCAGGCCGGCAGCCCCTACCCGGCCTATCCGTCGATCGTCGCCAGCGGCGCCAATGCCTGCGTGCTGCACTACGTCGGCAACGAGAGCCGGATGCAAGACGGCGAGCTGCTGCTGATCGATGCCGGCTGCGAACTCGACGGCTACGCTTCGGACATCACCCGCAGCTTCCCGGTCAACGGCCGCTTCAGCGGGCCGCAGCGCGCCCTCTACGAGCTGGTGCTCGCCGCCCAGGCCGCGGCGCAGGGCGCGACCCGCCCCGGCGCGCCCTGGAACGAGCCGCACGACGCCGCGGTCGCCGTGCTTGCCCAGGGCCTGCTCGACCTCGGCCTGCTGCGGGGGAGCCTCGATGGCGTGCTCGAAAACGGCGACTACCGCCGCTTCTACATGCACCGCACCGGCCACTGGCTGGGCATGGACGTCCATGACGCCGGCGAATACAAGGTCGGCGGGGAGTGGCGCCCGCTCGCCGAAGGCATGGTGCTGACGATCGAGCCGGGGTGCTACGTCCGTCCCGCCGACGATGTCCCCGAGGCGTTCTGGAACATCGGCATCCGCATCGAGGACGACGCCGTGGTCACCGCCGGCGGCTGCGAGCTGATCACCGCCGATGCGCCCAAGACGGTGGCCGACATCGAGGCCCTGATGCGGCACGCGCGCCATGGCTGAGCGCGCAGACGAGCGGATTCACGACCTCCTGATCGTCGGCGCCGGCCCGGTCGGGCTGGCGCTGGCGCTGGCGCTGAAGGACGCCGGCCTCGACGTCGTCCTCGTCGATGCGCGCACGCGCGCGGCCGTTGCGGCGGACCCGCGCGACCTCGCGCTGGCCCACGGCAGCCGGCTGATGCTGGAGCGGCTGGGGGTGTGGGAGGCGATCCCGAAGACCGCGATCGAGCACATCCACATCTCGCAGCAGGGCGGACTCGGCCGCACCCTGATCGACGCCGAGGAGCACGGCTTGCCGGCGCTGGGCTATGTCGCCTCCGCGGGCGCGCTCGCCGCCGCGCTGCGCGCCGCGGTCGATGCTGCAGGCATCACGGTGATGGACGAAACCGAAGTCACCGGCCTCATCCCGGCGGCCGATGCGGTCACTGCCCGTCTTGGCGGCGCGGGGCGGCTGGCGGCCACGCTGCGCGCCCGGCTCGCCGCCTGCGCCGAAGGCGGGCTGGGCGCGGACGATCCCGACGTGGTTGAACAGGATTACCACCAGGATGCGCTGATCGCCGTGGCCGACGCCGCCGGCGGTCATCGCCACACCGCGTTCGAGCGCTTCACCGGCGAAGGCCCGCTCGCCCTGCTGCCGCGGGGCGAGGGCTATGCGCTGGTGCACGTGGTCCGCCCCGATCGCGCCGCTGCACTGCTCGCCCTCGATGACGCCGGCTACCTCGCGCGCCTGCAGGCCCACCTCGGTCACCGCGTCCGCCTCACCGGCATCGGCGCGCGTCATCGCTACCCGTTGCGGCTGCGCTATCGCCGGATGGTGGCCGGCGAACGCACGGTGTGGCTCGGCAATGCCGCCCAGACCTTGCATCCGGTCGCCGGGCAGGGCTTCAACCTGGCGCTGCGCGACGTGTGGACGCTGGCCGAACTGCTGCAGCGCCGCAAGGCGGAGGCGGCGGCAGGCAGTGCGCGCGAGGGCGCGGGGGGGCAGGCCGCCGCGTTCGATCCCGGGTGCGCGGCGCTGCTCGCGGCCTACGCGCGCGGGCGCGACCTCGACCGCTTCGGCACGATGCGCTTCACCGATGGCCTGGTGCGCGTGTTCAGCAACGACTTCGCGCCCCTGCGCCATGCGCGCGGCGCGGCGCTGTTCGCCCTCGACCTGCTGCCGCCGCTGCGCGGCTTCATCGCCCGCCGCATGATGTTCGGCGCCCGCGCCTGGCCCTGAGGCCGGCAACGGGCGCCGAAGCGTGCGACCGACCGCGGGGCGCGGCGACCGGGTGGGCTACTTCTTCTGCAGCGGGCAGGTGCTCATCCCGAACAGGCCATACGCCGGGCACCAGCCCATCAGCCCGGTGGCGAGCGGCAGCACGCCGATCCAGGCCCATACCGGGCCGCCGAACAGTGCCCAGGCGATCAGCGCGATGCCGATCACGATGCGAACGATCTTGTCGATACCGCCGACGTTGGTTTTCATGTGCTTCTCCTGGAAAACGGGGGTGGAAAACGGCTGGAACACGTTTCCATTGAAGCACGCGACCGCGCCCCGGTCTGTGACCACGGTTACATAGCCGGGGGCGCGGGCGGGGCGCTCAGACGGCGCTTCTGGCCGGCGCTCCGCTCGCCACCCGGCGCAGTCCGGCGGGGTCGAGGATCTCCACCTGTTCGCGTCCGAGTCGCACCAGCCCCTGGTCGGCGAAGCCCTTCAGCAGCCGGCTGACGATCTCGCGCACGCTGCCGAGCTCGTCGGCGAGCTGCTGGTGGGTCAGGTGCAAGGTCCGCCCCTTGCCCAGCAGCTGTGCCGCCAGACGCTGGTCGAGGCGGCGGAAGGCGACTTCCTCGATCAGCTGCATCAGTTCGGCGATGCGCTCGGCGAAGAGATGGAAGACGAATTCGCGGAACGGGCGCTCGCCGAGCAGATCCTCGAACACCGCCTGCGGCAGCAGCATCAGCACGGTGTCACTCTCGGTGACGCCGCGGGCCCGGTAGTCCTCGCGGCCGAGCAGGCAGGAGGTCGATAGGATGCAGGTCTCGCCCGCGCCGACCCGGTACAGCGGCAGCTCGCGGCCGTTGGGGGCGGATTTGACGACCCGGATCGAGCCGTCGACGACGAACGGGAAACCCGCGCAGGCCTGGTGCTCGTCGAACAGGCAGGTGCCGCCGGGAACGCGCATCCAGCGTGCGGCTTCGAGCAGGCACCGGCGCCCGGAGGGTGACAGGGCGGCGAGCACCGGGTAGCCCTCGTCGAGCCGGGCGAGGGGCGGGGCGTGCGTCGTGTCTCGGGTCGGTCGTGGGTCACTCATCGCAGGCGCATTCCGGGGAAAGAAAAGGGGGGCGGAAGGAGGTTCAGGCCAGTTCGAGGACCACCGGCGCATGATCCGAGGGGCGTTCGAGCCGGCGCGGCGCCTTGTCCACGGTGCAGCTGCGGCAGGCCGGACGCAGCGCCGGCGACACCAGCAGATGGTCGATGCGCAGGCCGAAGTTGCGGCGGAAAGCGAGCATCCGGTAGTCCCACCACGAGAAGCTGCGCTCGGGCTGCTCGAACAGGCGGAAGGCGTCGATCAGGCCGAGATCGAGCAGGGCGCGGAAGGCGGCACGCTCGGGGGCGGAGACGTGGATCTCGTCCTTCCAGTCGGGGTGGGCGTCGCGGTCCTCGGGGGCGATGTTGAAGTCGCCGGCGAGCACCAGGCGCGCGTGCGTCTGCAACTCCCCGCGCAGCCACCCGGTCAGCGCGGCGAGCCAGCGCAGCTTGTAGTCGAACTTGTCCGAGCCGACCGCCTGGCCGTTGGGAAAGTAGCCGCACACGACGCGCACGCCGTCGATGGTGGCGGCGATCAGGCGCTGCTGCTCGTCCTCGAAGCCGGGAATGTTGCGTACCACCGTGGCTTCATCGATCGGTCGCGGGCTGAGGATGGCGACGCCGTTGTAGGTTTTCTGGCCGGCGAAGGCGGCGTGGTAGCCGACGGCTTCCAGTTCGGCGAGCGGAAACGCCTTGTCCTCGAGTTTCAGCTCCTGCAGGCACAGCGCATCGGGTTTGTGCGCGGCCAGCCAGTCGAGCACCTGGGGGAGGCGCACTTTCAGGGAGTTGATGTTCCAGGTGGCGATTTTCATGGATCGTCCGAATGTCCGATGGGGTCGATGAGCCGGGCCGGCCCGCAGTCGGTCATTGTGCCACTGCGCCCTGCGGCGGGGTGGGCTGCGGGGAATGTACTTGGCGCGCGGGCGTTGTCGGGTAGCCCGGAGGGGGCATCCGGAATTAAGCTATATCAATCTGTGATCTTAATTCCCAAGTAAAATACTCAACTAAACAACAGTTCGAGAACAACCAAGGAGGAGGCCCCCTTATGTTTTCCGCAAAGCTTACGCAGTTCCTGTTTCGACCCCGCTCCGGAGCCGGGCGCACCCAGCGCGACAATGCCTGGCTGGAGGCGCGCGTGGCGCAGCTCGAAGCCGAGGGCGCCGCGCTGCGCGATGAAGTCGCAGCGCTGCGCGAGGAGCGCGGCGCGCTGGGTGGGGTGTTTTCCAGCCTGTCCAGCTTTGGCGCTTCGCTGGGCGGGGTACGCGAATCCTTTCTCGGCCTGGCGAGTACGCTGAACGAGGAAAAATCCTCCGCCCTCGAAGCCGCTGCCCAGTCGCAAAGCAACCGTGTCGCCTTCGAGCAGATGGCGGGCAACCTGCGCAGCCTGTTCGGCCGCATGAGCGAGGCTTCGCGCAACGTCGATGTGCTGATGCAGCGCACCGGCGAGATCGGCGGCATCGTGCGCCTGATCAAGGAGATCGCCGACCAGACCAACCTGCTGGCGATCAATGCCGCGGTCGAGGCTGCGCGGGCCGGCGAGGCCGGGCGCGGCTTCGCGGTGGTGGCCGACGAAGTGCGCAAGCTGGCCGAGCGCACGGCGAAGGCGACCACCGAGATTTCCGCCCTGGTCGGCAGCATCCAGGAAGAAACCGATAGCGCCAAGGCGGTGATGGAAGCCGGGGCGGAGGATGCCGGCCGTTATTCGGCAGAGAGCGAACTCGCCGTGGGCAGCATGTCGCGCTTGTTCGAGTTGTCGCAGCGCATGGAGCAGGCGGTGGCTTCGTCGGCGCTGCTGTCCAATGTCGAGCTGGCGAACATCGAGGAGCTGATCCTCAAGCTCGAAGTCTACAAGGTGTTCCTCGGGGTCTCGAACCTTCGGCCGGACGATCTGCCCGACGAAAAGCACTGCCGCCTCGGGCAGTGGTATTACGACGGCGAGGGGCGGGAGCATTTTGCCGGGCTGCCCGGGTATGCCGCGCTGGAAAAACCGCATCGTGCAGTGCACACCCATGCCCGCCAGGCGGTGACCTTCTATTACGAAGGCCGCCTCGATGCCGCGCTCGATCAACTGCAGGCGATGGAACGGGCCAATCTCGCGGTGATGGGTGGCATGAGCCGGATCCTGGGCAAGGCAAACGGGCAATGAAGGCCGCCAGCGGCAGCGCGATTGCCCGCGAAATGCGGATCGACGCCGATGAGATCGCCGAACGCAAGGCCTTTCTGCGCCTGGGCGAGGATGACGCCGCGTCCTTGCGGGCGGTGCACGCGGCGATCGGAGCGCAGGGCCGCCATGGCTTTTCCGATGCGTTCTACGCCGCGCTGCGCAGCCGTCCGGCACTGGCGGCGCTGCTGCGCGACGATGCCACCGTGGCGCGGCTGAAGGCGGCGCACGAGCGCTACTTCCGCGAACTGACCGCAGGCGAATATGGCACCGACTACGTCGAGCGCCGGCTCGAAGTGGGTGTCACCCATGCGCGCATCGGCCTCGAGCCGAAGTGGTATGTCGGCGCTTTCCGCGAATACCTGTCGGGCATGGTCGACACCTTGTGGACGCACAGCGGCGGGCGCCGCGAACAGTTCATTCCGGCCTTCGACGCCCTGCTCAAGGTCGCCCTGTTCGACCTCGGGCTGACCCTGGACACCTACATCCACGCCGACAAGCGGCGCATCGCGCTGCGCGACCGGGCGATCGAATCGAGCGTCAATGGCGTGTTCATCGCCGACGCCGGCCAGCCGTGCTACCCGCTGATCTACGTGAACCCGGCGTTCGAGCGGGTGCTCGGCAGCACGGCGGGGACGATCGTCGGCAGGCCCTGCATCTGCCGCGACGAGGTCGCCGACGGCTACGCCGAGATCCGCCGCGCGATCGCCCACGGCACCGAAGGCAACACCGTGCTCCGCTTGCGCCGCGCCGACGGCGAGCGGCGCTGGATCGAGCTCTTTCTGGCGCCGGTGCGCAGCGAGGCCGGGGCGGTCACCCACTTCGTCGGCGTGCTCAACGACGTTACCGACCGCAAGGACGCCGAGGCGCGGCTGAGCCACCTCGCCAACCACGACCCGCTCACCGGGCTGCCCAACCGCAATCTGCTCCACGACCGCCTTGCCCATGCGATCACGCGGCGCGGAGAAGGCCTGAATGCGGTGCTGTTCCTCGACCTCGACCGGTTCAAACTGATCAACGACAGTTACGGCCACGATGTCGGCGACGAGTTGCTGCGCGCGGTGGCAACGCGGCTGCAGCACTGCCTGCGCGCCGAGGATACGGTGGCGCGGCTGGGGGGCGACGAGTTCGTGGTATTGCTCGAGGATCTGCCCTCGGTCGACGCGGCCGCGGCGATCGCGGGCAAGATCGCCTCCCATCTGTCCGTGCCGGTGACCGTCGGCGAGCGCGAGCTGCCGCTGGCGGCAAGTGTGGGCATCGCCCTCCATCCGCGCGACGGGGCCGATCCGCAGACCCTGCTGAAGCATGCCGATACCGCGATGTACCGTGCCAAGGAGGCGGGACGGGGCGGCTTCTGTTTTTTCGCTGCCGACATGAATGCCCAGGCGCTGCAGCGCCTGACGCTGGAAAACGACTTGCGCCGGGCGCTCGAAAACGGCGAGCTCGAGGTCTTCTATCAGGCTCAGGTGGCGCTCGCTGACGGCCGCCTCACCGGGGCCGAGGCGCTGGTGCGCTGGCGCCACCCGGAGAAGGGGCTGGTATCGCCGGCGGCCTTCATTCCGGTGGCGGAGGAAACCGGCCTCATCGTCAGCCTCGGCGAGCAGGTGCTGCGCGCCGCCTGCCGTCAGCTCGCCACCTGGCAGCGCCAGGGCCTGCCGCGCCTGACGGTGGCGGTGAATCTGTCACCGCGCCAGTTCCGCCAGCCCGATCTGGTGGACCGGGTGGCCGCGATCCTCGCCGAAACCGGCGCCGATCCGGACTGGCTGGAGCTGGAGATCACCGAGAGCGCGGCAATGCAGCACGCCGAGGAAACCATCGGGGCGCTGCGCCGGCTGCGCGAGATGGGCGTCTCGCTGGCGATCGACGACTTCGGCACCGGCTATTCCTCGCTGTCCTACCTGAAGCGCTTCCCGATCGACAAGCTCAAGATCGACCGCTCCTTTGTCCAGGGCGTGCCCGGCAACGGCGACGACGCCGCGATCGTGCAGGCGATCATCGCGATGGCCCGCAGCCTCGGCCTGGCGCTGCTCGCCGAAGGAGTGGAAAGCGAGGCCCAGCGCGACTTCCTCCAGGCGCAAGGGTGTGCGGTCGCGCAGGGCTGGCTGTTCGGCCAGGCCGTGCCCGCGGCCGCCTTCGAGCGCGACCACCTTGCCAGGCACGGCGCCTGAGCGCGCCCGGCGTGCAGCGGGTCAGGCCGGCGTCACCATGCCGTTGTGGCGCAGCAGGGCGTCGACGCGCGGTTCGCGGCCGCGGAAGGCCGTGAACGATTCCAGCGCCGGGCGGCTGCCGCCGACCGCCAGGATCTCGCGCCAGAAGCGCGCGCCGGTCTCCGCGTCGAGCAGGCTGCCCTTGCCCGCGCCGGCCTCCTCGAAAGCCTCGAAAGCGTCCGCCGACAGCACTTCGGCCCACTTGTAGCTGTAGTAGCCCGCGGCGTAGCCGCCGGCGAAGATGTGCGAGAAGCTGTGCGGGAAGCGGTGCCAGGCGGGCGGAATCAGCACCGCCACCTCGCGCCGCACCTCGTCGAGCAGCGCCATCACGCGCTCGATCGGCACCGGGCCGGCGCCTGCCTCCGCTCCCGCATCCACCTCGCTGTGCAGGCGCAGATCGAACATCGAGAACTCGAGCTGGCGCACGGTCTGCATGCCGCTCTGGAAGTTCTTCGCCGCGATCATCTTGTCGTAGAGCGCGCGCGGCAGTGGTTCGCCGCTGTCGACATGGGCGGTCATCCCCTGCAGCACGTCCCATTCCCAGCAGAAGTTCTCCATGAACTGGCTGGGCAGCTCGACCGCGTCCCACTCGACGCCGTGGATGCCGGACACCGCGAGCTCGTCCACCTGGGTGAGCAGGTGGTGCAGGCCGTGGCCGCACTCGTGGAACAGGGTGAGGACGTCGTCGTGGGTGAAGGTGGCGGGCTTGCCATTGACCGGACCGGGGAAGTTGCACACCAGGTAGGCGAGCGGCGTGTCGCTGCCCCAGACGTCGCGGTGGCGGCTGCGCGCCGAGTCCATCCATGCGCCGCCGCGCTTGGTGCTGCGGGCGTGGAGGTCGAGATAGAAGTGGCCCACCAGCTCTGCGTCCTTCTCGATGCGGAAGAAGCGCACGTCCGGGTCCCACTTCGGCGCCTCGTCGGGGAGGATGTCGACGCGATACAGCGCGCGGATCACGCCGAACAGGCCGTCGAGCACCTTGGGCTCGGGGAAGTACTGCTTCACTTCCTGGTCGGAATAGGCGTAGCGCTGCTCGCGCAGTTTCTCGGAAGCGTAGGCAAGGTCCCAGGGTTCGAGCGTGTCGAGGCCGAGCTCGGCCCTGGCGAAGGCCTTCAGTTCCTCCAGATCCTGCTCGGCGAAAGGCTTGGCGCGGGCGGCGAGCTCGTGCAGGAAGGCGAGCACCTGCGCGGGGCTGTCGGCCATCTTCGGCACCAGCGACACCTCGGCGAAATTCCTGTAGCCGAGCATGCGCGCTTCTTCGTCGCGCAGGGCGAGGATGCGGCCGATCAGCGGGCCGTTGTCGAGCTCGGGCGCGCCCAGTTCGGAGGCGCGGGTGGCGTAGGCGCGGTACATGCGCGCGCGCAGGGCGCGGTCGTCGGCGTACTGCATCACCGGCAGGTAGGCGGGCATCTGCAGGGTGAACTTCCAGCCTTCCCTGCCGTCGGCTTCGGCCGCGGCGCGAGCGGCTTCGCGGGCGTCCTCCGGGATCCCCGCAAGCCCGGCCTCGTCGGTGATCCACTCGGCGTGGGCGTTGGTGGCGTCGAGCAGGTTCTCGGAGAACTTGGCCGCCAGTTGCGATTGCTCTTCCTGGATCGCCTGGAAGCGCGGTTTCTGCGCGTCGGGCAGTTCCGCGCCGGAGAGGCGGAAGTCGCGCAGCGCGTGCTCGAGGATGCGCTGGCGCACCGGCGACAGGGTGGCAAACTCGGGACCGTCGTGCAACGCCTTGTACTTCCGGAACAGCGCCAGGTTCTGCCCGACCTCGGCATAGAAGCGCGAAACCTCGGGCAGCATCGCGTTGTAGGCCTCGCGCCATTCGGGCACGTCGAGCACGCTGTGGAGGTGGCCGACCACGCCCCAGGCGCGCGACAGGCGCTCGCCGGCCTCGTCCATCGGGCCGACGAAACCGTCCCAGCTCGGCGGCGCCGGGTCGGCGGTGAGGCGTTCGATCAGCGTGCGGTTCTCGTCGATCAGGCTGCGGACCGCGGGTTCGACATGGGCCGGGCGGATGTCGCCGAAGCGCGGCAGGGCGCTGAAGTCGAGCAGGGGGTTGGCGGGGTCGGGGGTGGCGGAAGAGGGCAGGTGGGGCGTGGCGCTGTCGTGCATCGATGAACCTTGGTGAGAATCCGTTCCGGGTCGTGGGGAAGGCATTGTGCCGTAAAAAAGCCGGCGGACGCCGTTCTCGGCGCCCGTCGGCCGCTCGCAAGGAGAGGGGGCGGGGCGGGTTCGGGGCCGCGAGGCGTGACCGCTGCGTTCAGCGCATCAGCTCGCGGTAGGCATGCCAGCTGGCGTGCCCGAGCAGCGGCAGCAGGATCACCATGCCGACCATCATGGTGGCGAAGCCGACCGCGACCAGGCCAACGATGATCGCCGCCCACAGCGCCATTGCCGCCGGGTTCACCGCGACCGCGCGCAGGCTGGCCATCGCCGCGGTGACGATATCGACCTTGCGGTCGATCAGCATCGGCACCGCCGTCACCGACAGCGCGAACACCACCGTGGCGATGATCGCACCGACCACGAGGTAGGCGGCGACGAAGGACAGGTGCTCGCCGGACAGGAATACGCTGCGGAAGAAGTTCGACAGGTCGGCGACGTTGCCGTC
Proteins encoded in this window:
- a CDS encoding Crp/Fnr family transcriptional regulator, with product MSDPRPTRDTTHAPPLARLDEGYPVLAALSPSGRRCLLEAARWMRVPGGTCLFDEHQACAGFPFVVDGSIRVVKSAPNGRELPLYRVGAGETCILSTSCLLGREDYRARGVTESDTVLMLLPQAVFEDLLGERPFREFVFHLFAERIAELMQLIEEVAFRRLDQRLAAQLLGKGRTLHLTHQQLADELGSVREIVSRLLKGFADQGLVRLGREQVEILDPAGLRRVASGAPARSAV
- a CDS encoding FAD-dependent monooxygenase, with the protein product MAERADERIHDLLIVGAGPVGLALALALKDAGLDVVLVDARTRAAVAADPRDLALAHGSRLMLERLGVWEAIPKTAIEHIHISQQGGLGRTLIDAEEHGLPALGYVASAGALAAALRAAVDAAGITVMDETEVTGLIPAADAVTARLGGAGRLAATLRARLAACAEGGLGADDPDVVEQDYHQDALIAVADAAGGHRHTAFERFTGEGPLALLPRGEGYALVHVVRPDRAAALLALDDAGYLARLQAHLGHRVRLTGIGARHRYPLRLRYRRMVAGERTVWLGNAAQTLHPVAGQGFNLALRDVWTLAELLQRRKAEAAAGSAREGAGGQAAAFDPGCAALLAAYARGRDLDRFGTMRFTDGLVRVFSNDFAPLRHARGAALFALDLLPPLRGFIARRMMFGARAWP
- a CDS encoding YgaP family membrane protein, which produces MKTNVGGIDKIVRIVIGIALIAWALFGGPVWAWIGVLPLATGLMGWCPAYGLFGMSTCPLQKK
- a CDS encoding putative bifunctional diguanylate cyclase/phosphodiesterase, which codes for MKAASGSAIAREMRIDADEIAERKAFLRLGEDDAASLRAVHAAIGAQGRHGFSDAFYAALRSRPALAALLRDDATVARLKAAHERYFRELTAGEYGTDYVERRLEVGVTHARIGLEPKWYVGAFREYLSGMVDTLWTHSGGRREQFIPAFDALLKVALFDLGLTLDTYIHADKRRIALRDRAIESSVNGVFIADAGQPCYPLIYVNPAFERVLGSTAGTIVGRPCICRDEVADGYAEIRRAIAHGTEGNTVLRLRRADGERRWIELFLAPVRSEAGAVTHFVGVLNDVTDRKDAEARLSHLANHDPLTGLPNRNLLHDRLAHAITRRGEGLNAVLFLDLDRFKLINDSYGHDVGDELLRAVATRLQHCLRAEDTVARLGGDEFVVLLEDLPSVDAAAAIAGKIASHLSVPVTVGERELPLAASVGIALHPRDGADPQTLLKHADTAMYRAKEAGRGGFCFFAADMNAQALQRLTLENDLRRALENGELEVFYQAQVALADGRLTGAEALVRWRHPEKGLVSPAAFIPVAEETGLIVSLGEQVLRAACRQLATWQRQGLPRLTVAVNLSPRQFRQPDLVDRVAAILAETGADPDWLELEITESAAMQHAEETIGALRRLREMGVSLAIDDFGTGYSSLSYLKRFPIDKLKIDRSFVQGVPGNGDDAAIVQAIIAMARSLGLALLAEGVESEAQRDFLQAQGCAVAQGWLFGQAVPAAAFERDHLARHGA
- a CDS encoding aminoglycoside phosphotransferase family protein, whose amino-acid sequence is MHRLEQLKSWLAATLPGQPCELAPASADASFRRYFRVRFADGSPSRIVMDAPPDKEDVRPWLQVGEHFRAAGAHVPEVLAQDLAQGFLLLSDLGSTTYLAALQTEDAGAHGLQRAAHLYADALGALAAIQCASRPGVLPEYDRGLLLREMQLFPEWYVACHKGVALTDAETAMLDAAFERILAVNLAEPQVFVHRDFHSRNLMLLEPGEGRGANPGVIDFQDAVYGPISYDLVSLFKDAYIRWDEAFVLDLLIRYWEAAKKLGLPVRAEFADFHRDFEWMGVQRHLKVLGIFARLYHRDGKDGYLADMPLVMDYLRRACKRWRDLGPLLKLLDRLEPEDVQVGYTF
- the murU gene encoding N-acetylmuramate alpha-1-phosphate uridylyltransferase MurU — its product is MILAAGRGERMRPLTDHTPKPLLEAGGKPLIVWHIERLREAGFTELVINHAHLGHRLETALGDGSAFGVRIAWSPERSALETAGGIRHALTLLGDAPFVVVNGDVFCDADFAALRAAAATLHAKGSLAHLLLVDNPAHHPAGDFHLAVDGRLCAAGMPRLTFSGLGAYHPALFAELADDVPAKLAPLLREAMNTGKVLGQHHRGCWVDVGTPERLAELDRELAQKG
- the xth gene encoding exodeoxyribonuclease III, which produces MKIATWNINSLKVRLPQVLDWLAAHKPDALCLQELKLEDKAFPLAELEAVGYHAAFAGQKTYNGVAILSPRPIDEATVVRNIPGFEDEQQRLIAATIDGVRVVCGYFPNGQAVGSDKFDYKLRWLAALTGWLRGELQTHARLVLAGDFNIAPEDRDAHPDWKDEIHVSAPERAAFRALLDLGLIDAFRLFEQPERSFSWWDYRMLAFRRNFGLRIDHLLVSPALRPACRSCTVDKAPRRLERPSDHAPVVLELA
- a CDS encoding aminopeptidase P N-terminal domain-containing protein; its protein translation is MNTPNATFDPAPFRARRARLFERMQAAGGGVAILATAPERVRNRDTHYPYRHDSYFYYLTGFREPEAVVVLVAGAAPKQILFCREKNEEREIWDGYRHGPEAAREIFGFDEAWTIGDLEKRLPDTLADQPLLWTGLGYDNDWDVRVLGALNAVRDKARSGLTPPHSVRDLRAELDEMRLVKDASELATMRRAAQISAAAHCRAMRATAPGRFEYEIEAELLHAFRQAGSPYPAYPSIVASGANACVLHYVGNESRMQDGELLLIDAGCELDGYASDITRSFPVNGRFSGPQRALYELVLAAQAAAQGATRPGAPWNEPHDAAVAVLAQGLLDLGLLRGSLDGVLENGDYRRFYMHRTGHWLGMDVHDAGEYKVGGEWRPLAEGMVLTIEPGCYVRPADDVPEAFWNIGIRIEDDAVVTAGGCELITADAPKTVADIEALMRHARHG
- a CDS encoding methyl-accepting chemotaxis protein, which codes for MFSAKLTQFLFRPRSGAGRTQRDNAWLEARVAQLEAEGAALRDEVAALREERGALGGVFSSLSSFGASLGGVRESFLGLASTLNEEKSSALEAAAQSQSNRVAFEQMAGNLRSLFGRMSEASRNVDVLMQRTGEIGGIVRLIKEIADQTNLLAINAAVEAARAGEAGRGFAVVADEVRKLAERTAKATTEISALVGSIQEETDSAKAVMEAGAEDAGRYSAESELAVGSMSRLFELSQRMEQAVASSALLSNVELANIEELILKLEVYKVFLGVSNLRPDDLPDEKHCRLGQWYYDGEGREHFAGLPGYAALEKPHRAVHTHARQAVTFYYEGRLDAALDQLQAMERANLAVMGGMSRILGKANGQ